The following coding sequences lie in one Ostrea edulis chromosome 8, xbOstEdul1.1, whole genome shotgun sequence genomic window:
- the LOC125661283 gene encoding uncharacterized protein LOC125661283: MGISVRKAAKKYSVPVQTLRDRVKGKVDMEKVTMGPAPLLGQEEEAMLVSHLKEMASLGYGYTRQEVTNIASDYAIQLGKKTKQQKPLTLKWFRGLMKRWPDLKVVKPRALEYQRAKSANPGNVKKYFDELSTILKKYSLLDKPHRIFNIDEKGITLNHVPPHVVSGTGQTPQAVTTGKSSTVTILGCGSASGVAIPPYFVFPGMRMRTELMEGATPGATGDVSESGWSNSVIFLQYLQNHFLQHVPGGLHEPVLLLLDGHKSHVSVAAVEWAKEHNVILHVLPAHTSHILQPMDVGCYGPLQKIYNNLCHKQMRETSTVILKQDICSLACRAYTKALSAENLQSAFRKCGIYPFNADVVPAEAMAPSYAILTVTHEENQEMAEADEDDNDVIVENNSLNFFAERTRELVHVKSEGSRAKKPRNTLSKITSGRAITELEVSDKIKEHVSSSKKSTGKSHANARNKKTSCRTNNDSQEPGPSYMGPTSSKKINTSHHTTDHSQEPGSTNRYLLSEDSEDVSISEEELCCICKKYTPEAVRQSASLIFVKWVQCDMCRHWVHLNYCTDIRVIRIGDQYKCPHCK, translated from the coding sequence ATGGGTATTAGTGTCCGTAAGGCAGCGAAGAAATATAGTGTCCCCGTCCAAACTCTTCGTGACCGCGTGAAAGGGAAAGTTGATATGGAGAAGGTCACTATGGGACCAGCACCTTTATTAGGACAGGAAGAAGAAGCCATGCTAGTGTCCCACTTGAAGGAAATGGCATCACTGGGGTATGGATACACACGACAAGAAGTGACTAACATTGCATCAGATTATGCAATTCAACTTGGTAAAAAGACTAAACAACAGAAACCCCTCACACTTAAATGGTTTAGAGGATTGATGAAGCGGTGGCCAGACTTGAAGGTTGTAAAGCCAAGAGCCTTAGAGTACCAACGAGCAAAATCAGCAAATCCAGGAAATGTGAAAAAGTACTTTGACGAACTTTCAACTATTCTTAAAAAATACAGTTTATTGGACAAACCCCATAGAATATTCAACATTGATGAGAAAGGAATTACCCTTAATCATGTGCCTCCTCATGTAGTATCGGGCACCGGACAAACTCCACAGGCAGTTACAACAGGAAAATCCTCTACAGTCACTATATTGGGATGTGGTAGTGCCTCGGGGGTTGCCATTCcaccatattttgtatttcctggAATGCGCATGAGGACAGAGTTGATGGAAGGCGCAACACCTGGAGCAACTGGTGATGTATCAGAGAGTGGTTGGTCTAACTCTGTTATTTTCCTACAATATCTACAGAACCACTTCCTTCAACATGTTCCTGGTGGACTGCACGAACCAGTTTTGCTATTGTTGGATGGACACAAGTCCCATGTTTCTGTTGCTGCGGTGGAATGGGCCAAGGAACACAATGTTATACTGCATGTATTGCCAGCACACACAAGTCATATTCTTCAACCCATGGATGTTGGTTGTTATGGCCCCCTCCAGAAAATCTATAACAATTTGTGTCATAAACAGATGAGAGAAACATCAACAGTTATATTGAAGCAGGATATTTGTTCGCTAGCATGCCGTGCATATACGAAAGCTCTTTCAGCAGAAAACCTTCAGTCTGCCTTCCGCAAGTGTGGGATATACCCATTTAATGCTGATGTAGTCCCAGCAGAAGCCATGGCACCTTCATATGCAATCTTGACGGTCACCCATGAGGAAAATCAAGAAATGGCAGAGGCAGATGAGGATGATAATGATGTTATAGTTGAGAACAATAGCTTAAATTTTTTTGCTGAACGCACGAGGGAGCTTGTCCATGTAAAATCTGAAGGATCGAGGGCCAAAAAACCACGCAATACTCTCAGCAAGATAACATCAGGCAGAGCAATTACTGAGCTTGAGGTGTCCGATAAAATTAAAGAGCATGTTTCATCCAGTAAGAAATCTACAGGAAAAAGCCACGCAAATGCAAGGAACAAGAAAACTTCATGTCGGACTAACAATGACTCTCAGGAACCTGGACCTTCCTACATGGGCCCAACGAGTAGTAAGAAGATAAACACTTCTCATCATACTACGGATCATTCTCAGGAACCTGGGTCTACAAACCGATATCTTTTATCCGAAGATTCCGAAGATGTTTCCATTTCTGAGGAAGAACTGTGCTGTATTTGTAAAAAGTACACACCTGAAGCCGTCCGACAAAGTGCATCCCTAATTTTTGTGAAGTGGGTGCAATGTGATATGTGCAGACATTGGGTTCACTTAAACTACTGCACTGATATCAGAGTGATTCGTATTGGTGATCAGTATAAATGTCCCCACTGTAAATAG